The Scleropages formosus chromosome 9, fSclFor1.1, whole genome shotgun sequence DNA segment TCCACTCGCGGATGCGCAGCGGCATTCGCCGCAGGCCCCTGGCGGAGCGGAGCCCAGGGCCCCCGGCAGACAGAGTGACTGGAGCCCCACCAGGGTGTGGCCCTTCTGTCCGCCGACGAGCGAACTGGGCGCGCTTGACCGCAGCCTCGACCAGTTCCAGGTGACCGTGGGCCGCAATTGGAGTGACGAGGAGGTGCGGGCGCTCATCCTGGTGTGCTCGGACACCGAAGTGCTGCAGCGCCTCGAACGCTCCACCCGCAACAAGGACATCTTCATGCAGATCTCGGGCCGCCTGCTGCAGCTGGGCGTTGACCGCGACTGGAAGCAGTGCCGCACCAAGTACAAGAACCTCAAGTACCTGTACAGTGCGCTGCAGAAGGGCCAGGGCGTGCAAGGCCACCCACGCAGGGTCATGCGCCTCTACCACGAGGTGGACGCCATCCTCAAGAACTCGAGGGACGCTGGAGACAGGGAGTGCGACCTGCAGGCTCCGCCCACGGGGCACTCGTCGCCCATCGACCTGCACGCCGGCGACAGCCAGGACCGGGGCCCCTCCTCCAGCACGAGCACCTGCACAGGTGAGCGGTCGCGCCGTGCTGGCGTTACACAACGGACTGCCTGAGCCGCGTCATTGAGCGCGACAGTCTGTGACCCTCTGCACCAGGGTTCATTTGCATGTCATGAATATTAACGTTAGTCTGGTGAGCGCTGCTGGACGTGCcgtgtaaacacacactgtgtcgTGTGGCAGATGTGTCGCACAGGAGAGCGAAGAGGAAGGCCGTGGACGAAGGTACCTGTCCTCTCGTGCCTAGCCACTGACCACATGACCACACGAGCACATGACCACTTGGCACGCGAGGTGAATGCTGCAAAGCCGCAGCAGCGCCTGAAAGCCCCGGTAAAAATGACGGTAAAGCATTTCCAAAGTGAACTGCACACACAACTCTGTAAGTACACCCGCTGTGCTGTCATGTTTGCGAGCGGCTGTGCTGCAGAAGCCTCGGTAACGCACCGCGCCTGCGGCCCTCGGGCTCTTCCTGCGTCCACAGAGCTGTGGGAGTCGTCCAAGCGCGCTCTGTATGGAGACGCCGCAGAAGACAGCAGCCCAGACAGGTCCACGCCTCAGTGCAAGGAGGAGCCCGATGACTACATCCCCATCATCCAGATCAACTCTGTCTACTCCATGACCGGCTCTGTGTCCTCGGCGCAGCGTCAGGTGGGTGCCATCGCTGCCGCGCGTCCCCATCTGCATTGAACCGATCCCGACCGATGCAGAACACGGGGAGGGGGTGTCCCGGGGTGTCCTCATTAAGAATGAGAAAATGACCCCGTCCACAGTGGTTACTGTAGACAACCAGGCTAAAGCGGCAAACGGTCAGAACAGTACGTGAGGAATGTGTTCTCAGTGGCTGCGTGCTGTGAGATGATCCCCGTCGGGTGGGTGTGCAGAGAGGTGGCCACTGGATCCTTTCTCAAGAGGAATCCAGGAGTCACGGAGGGCTACAGGTTCTCTCCAGTCAAGTTGGGAAAGCCATGGCAGTGAAGCGTCCAACCTGCACACATCTAAGAGTTTCTTTAAAACTAACGTGCTGCAAAGTGCCCGTGTGTGCTGTCCAGGCCCCCGAGGGCCCCTCATGTCCCCTCACGTCCCTCCAGTCCACAGGCAAAAGTGAACAGAAACCACTTTTTcacaattcatttcatttatacatctattcatttagcagagactttctccaaagtgacgtacattttcaagaacaatacaaaaaaatcaacctttttttttttttttttttaaaacttacgatttactcatttacaaaGTAGGACAACTTTtactgatcatctgctacaccccaaccagactgctccactcctccacctctgcctacttggtcccatgcacaaaagcaCTAAAAGGAAAAGcgcaaaggttctcggttctggctctgttgtggttgaatgacctccccctctcactcagaactgctgaatctagaatttaaaaagggtcttaaaactcacacTTGGCCCATGATCTATTAAGtttatgtaatgtgtaaatgttctcGCTCTATAACTCTGAGATGATGCCtgttaatggataaaccttcacacagctactcctatatgtaaatgtttttatatatatattttttcattaggAATATGATtcggaattgtcaatattcagataaagtgttacgcagctactcgtctgatgaacattagttcatatggtggaaagaaaaaactgtacttaagtaTTATGCATCTGCATGtatctctttctgctaatgtaacgtacacattgtattttctgtgagatgtctgtcgctttggagaaaagtgcctgataaatgaatacatgtaaatataccGCATACCTTGAtaacagcaggaatgggattcaaacccgagtccaaggcagcaactctaaccactgatCCCCCTGCTGCCTCCAAATGCCGAGCGCAGAGGTGCACAAAGCTGCGCTCGCCCGAGAACAGTACATGGTGTCAATTCTTTTCCCGAATTCTCAGCTGTAAATATTCCTAGACTAGAGGGCTCGAGAGAACAGTTACAGTGTATCAACCCACCGCCCGCAATGACTCCGCTATGAGGACAAGCGTGAACGAGGAATGAGCGCCTCCTGGCGGCCACGCGCGGCACAATCACAGCGCCGAAAGACACGTGTTTCTCATCAATATATGTTGTGACCGCGAGAAGACTCCGTTTCCCCAGGCGACGCGACACTTGTACACGTATTCATTGAACGTTACCACTCCTGGGCCGAGCCGGGCCGAGCCGCGCTCTCAGGGCTGCGCTTAGTTTCTTTCTCGCTCGACGCTGTCCGGTGCGGATCTGGTTGGCTGGGCTCGCCCCACTCACCTGTGTTGCAGCGCCACGAGCCCCAGCGCGAGCACCTGCGCCACCTCGAGCTGTGTGGGCCACTGCCCCGCGGCCACACAACCGAACACGCCGCACTCCTCCGCGAGACCCGACTCCTCCAGCTCTAGCTCCATGCGTTCGCGCGTGTCCGACATACAATCGAGAAGCCCAACTCACTAACACTTGCGCACCGGGAGCGCGCCCTGCGCACAAGCCTCGGGCCTGCCACGCCCACCGGCCGAACCATCCGCGCGCGccgaggggagggggggctcaCTACTTCAACGTTGTGCGCGGTTAAAACGTGTCAAGGTTGTGGCTTCGCTGTCCCTTTCCTCAGATAACCGAACTGAGATCGAGTGTGtacgctctgtgtgtgtccctgtgatTTTACACTCTTCACTACCCCCCGCCACTGCGTTTGGATCCGTCCGGCTCGAGCTGCTAGCGCTCCCGTtcactctttctctccttttatTGTCCATCCTGTCTTTCTCTGCGCTCTGTTTATCGTATGTACGCTCTTTACTTTGATCCATACACACTGAATTGTGTATTCGGGGTCCGAACTGACCGATTTCGCTTCTACACAAACTTGTGCGCACGTGGGTTCGCCGGGGTCACGTGCTCGGCGCCACCCTCCCGGTCACGTGCTCGGTTTGCCGCGAGACGCCCAGAGCGATCgtggtaaaacacagtgaaaccaCGGCGAGTACATGTGAGTGACACACTCACCGGATggtttttgtataaaaataataaataaaaaaataaaaagaacgcTAAGCGTCACTTTTCGCCTGTTTTTTTAGGAGCAGAGAATCGACGACGAAATGGCGTCCGGAGCAGGTATGTCAGcaaacacaacatttttctAAAGACATGATTGTTGGTTTTATGTCCGTTTTTTTTagtattataaaataaaataaaataaactcacATCACCGTGTCCCTACAGTAAGAAAAGCGCCTTTTTTAAAGACAGTTGTCGCCTCAGTCCTCACTGACTCTGTGTGAACGAGCACGAGGGCGGCGCGTGCAGAGTGAGAGTCACGGCACGGAATCCGGATTTTTGGCGCCTCAGACAGAAAATCGCTTCGTTTGTGTTTTATCGAAACAGCAGTAACAGTGGCGCATATCCAACTTTTCCTTGGAAATATAGAACGTGTAGTATGAGTGGTTAGTGTAGCGCGTCTTGGGAATGTTGATCATGGACACGACCAGGCAGCCTTCATTCCTGCTCGTGGTGTGTCACTAACTTGTCTATCTGTGGTAACGCGTACGTAACACAACAACTTTCATGAAGTTCTCACTGTTAGTAGCGCGTCACTTTCCCTGCGAGCTTTAATGCGTGTATTACCTGCCTAcgttgtgtgtgactgtgtttgctTGGCCTTGGTAGTTGGTTCTGTTCTACTAAGTTAGTGGCGGTGGCGGTACGTGCTGTGATGGCAGTGAGTGGAGTGGTATATTCATTGTCCTCTAGTCTATGCCATACCACCGgcgtggtccaggagaaacccCATTTCACTCTAGACTAGTGTACTTCATCACTTCACACATTTGAGgctcaatttacatttattcgcttagcagatgcttttctccaaagcaacttacagtggatactagtATGTTAGTgttgctatcagcccacacacatggttattcaccgcggtgacttacgctgctagatacactgcttacaatgaatGGCTCGCTCATACGtccgtacatcagtgaaacactctctgtgtcactctcgCACTGTATTCACAATCTACTCTTTTCCTACATTTTCTGGTTTCTGTGAACTTTGAAGTTGATTCTTTGTAAATTGTTTACATGGGAGAGAACATCTGATTTATCGTGTTAATGAGTCCAGATTGTCTAATTTATGATGGACGGGTAAAGAAATATCGCACGTGGGTGATTGTCACAACAGTTTACATCTCTAATTCTTGTTTGGGTGATCTTGAACAAGTACTAAtgtagaaaaaagttttttgtatACACTCTTTATCCCAGCGAAGACCctgttgcctttttctttttagcgCTGTAGCCCCGTGGGGAAATTGTTCAGACTAAAATTATTCGGTTCTATTTAGGCTTTTACAGGTTTGCCTGGATTCCAAACATGTGGAGCGCACAAGTAGCAGCTTGTGGAGAAAGATCTTTCACCACGACTGGCATGAACATTCTAGTTCTGGCAAAGCACCTGAGCTGCTCATCTGTTTGCACTTCTCTTTTAGAGCTTAAACTGGGACAGAAACTGGCCGAAGGGAAAACGAAGGAGATCTATGAGCTCGCTGATCAGCCAGGTCATGTTCTGGTCCAGTCCAAAGACCAGATCACAGCTGGGAATGCGGCCAGGAAGGATCAGATGGAGGGAAAGGCCGCAATTTCCAACAGAACTACAAGCTGTGTGTTTAGGCTGCTACAAGAAGCTGGTAAAGGCCCTCGGCACCTTTAACGTTAAACTCGATATCCAGCTCCGCATTTGCACAAGCACTTTGAGTTTGAATGTAAGCTGTAGAGTCCCCCAGTTTGAGAGGAACTCTGCAGCAAAGCATGTGCTCCTTATGATACCAGCTCAGCTGTTGAAATTACTCTCGTGGTCCAGCATGTGCCTCTCATTGGGGCTAACGTGATGCCCCTACACCAGAAATTTGTCATTCTGCTTCATTCTCATTGATGATCTGCATGCCTGACAAAACTGTTTGGCTGTTGTTCTGTATCAGGAATAAAGACGGCCTTTGTTAGGCAGCAGTCTGACACTGCGTTTGTGGCTGCACGCTGTGAGATGATCCCCATCGAGTGGGTGTGCAGACGGGTGGCCACTGGATCCTTTCTCAAGAGGAATCCAGGAGTTAAGGAAGGCTATAGGTTCTCTCCAGTCAAGTTGGAAATGTTCTTTAAGGTATATTTGCCAGATCCATGCCAGTATTGAAGAAGGCTCCCACAGCCcatcttccagactcatttctcaTCTCCTGAGAGCTCCACAAATTTGCATCACTCTGTGATTACCTTATTTCCCACGAGACTTGCTCATTTCTACgggcagctacttgtgtaacgtGCACCTGTAACAATGGTGACATCAGAGAAACAAACTGGCAAGTGTCCAGATCTGGAGCACTTTGTCTGTtggtgggcttttatttgctctCAGTTGTACATAAATTTGGttgaaagtgtgtgataaatgtacatgtacagctGTGAGCTCAAGGTTCCTACAGTTAAGTGTTTCCGTTTTATTTCAGGACGATGCCAGCAATGACCCTCAGTGGTCAGAGGAGCAGCTGATTGAGGCCAAGTTCTGTTTTGCGGGCCTGGCCATCGGGCGCTGTGAGGTGGACATCATGAACCGCAGCACTGTTGCTGTCTTTGAGATCTTGGAGAAAGCGTGGGCTACTCAGAACTGCACTCTGGTGGATATGAAGGTGCAGTTCCCTGAATTTCCTTCTGGTGCAGTGTGCATTTCACCTTTTGTTCTTTGAATAGGGTGTAGGTTTGTGTGTTATGGTTTTTCTTCACAGGTTGAGTTCGGAGTGAATGTAATGACAAAGGAGCTCATTCTTGCGGATGTAATTGACAACGACTCATGGAGACTGTGGCCCGCAGGTGACCGAAGCCAACAGAAAGACAAGCAGGTCTGCTTTCTTTGGTCTCCACACTGTGCTGTCACACTGACTTTGAGCATTTGGTTGTCTTTGTTGTGACTCAAGGCTGTTTTGTGACCAAAGATCAACAAACCCACCTTTTCTGGTTTGAAGGTCAATATGGTCCAATACTTGAGTACACACATTGTATCAGTTGCATTTATTGCAGTCGTTGATTGAAATGATTTAAAGCTTTTaggtttacaaaaaaaaaaactgccttttgCAGCCCTGTGAACAAGGTCTTTGGGTTTTGTCAGAATGCAACTGGTAAGAAGGTAAATAATGTTCCTTTTAACATTGTCCAGGTCTACAGGGACCTAAAGGAGGTTACACCAGAGGCCATGCAGATGGTGAAGAGGAACTTTGAGTGGGTCTCCGAAAGAGTCCAGGTCTCTGACCAGAACTTTTGAGTTTTCCTTCATGTCAGTAATTTTAAACTGTTAAATGCAAAACGAGACAGTGGAACTGAAGTAGTAGGGAGATGAAAGGCTACACCAGTGTTTACGTTTCTGTGAAACATGTCCTTTTTTTGAGTCGGCATTTTCAGGTTGGTACCGACCTGTAAATGGGTTATGTACTTTTGTGGTCAGGAGGTCACAATGTGCTCCAGATACAAACTGCAAATGATCCACTACCTTGCTTACACCCCAAAGTTAAAATTGGACACTTAAGCACTTTTTCAAAAATCCACAACTGATTTACAGCTTTATCTTAATCTGCTCTACCATATCAACCTTTTGAGTTTGGCCAGAGtgctttctctctgtttttgccccaattccccccacccccacatacTGAACACAGGATAGAGCGAAGGGGTATTATGTAAACAGCTTTTGGGCAGTCTCCTGAGTTTCGCCTGTTGCTTAGACCTGGTAAGACAGAAAATCTGAGGGCaaatagctgtgtgtgtgcgagagagagggagagagaaagaagaaactCTTTATCTCTTCAGGGAGAAAACAAGCTTTagagtgagaaagagaaggTAGTAAAATGTCTCTTATGCTGTGAAGTACACTGGGTCACTGTGTCCTGCACAGAGGGACACTTTTCCTAGCTCATGTTGGTCTTGCCTCATGTGTCCTCAGCTTCTTCTGGAGCCACAGAGCCAAGGAAGGGTGGTGGTGCTCATGGGCTCTGCATCTGACTTGGCCCACAGCGAGAGGATCCGTTCTGCCTGCAGCAGTTATGGTATCCCATGTGACATCAGGGTCACATCTGCCCACAAAGGACCTGATGAGACATTGCGTATCAAGGCGCAGTATGAAGGTGTTTATCAGATGCAACACTGACACAAACCCTGCTTGAcacaatgtgtgtctgtgggagTGACACTGGTCCCTGGTTGTCATCTTGTCCCATCGCTAGCTCAGTGGTTCACTGACTTGATTGAAAGTAGTGTTATGTCTCGCAGTACAGGTATCCCTGGCTTTACAGAAGTACTTTGTTCCAGAAAACTGCATATATTGAGCTTATGCAACAGCAGGCttagtgatttttattttacccCCTGCCCCAATTCCCAAAATGTTCCTGTTCCATTATGTACATTCATAGGAGCAGCATTGTGGGGAGAGCCATGCCTCCTCACTTAAAGGGCACTCGCAAAGTGGCTCCAAAGGTAGCAGCCCTAaccaaaggtcactggtttgaatcttacctgctgttgtagtacccttccTGGGTATAGGTTGCCAAGAAGAGACTTTGAGTCCTCTTTCTTGTGCCTTTTCTTCTAGCTGGGTCCAGGTAAGGCCCATCTTCTTCATGtttctagtacccttgagcaaggaatttTCCCTAAGTTGCTCTCGTCTGTATAAGTGGGGgaaaatagttgtaggtagcttcgctttataagttgctttggagaggagcACCAGCTGAATATAAGTAACACACCTGTTATGACCAAGAGACATTCTTGGGGAATTTCCTACACTTATTACAATGCAACACTTATATAGTGTTAATGCACTTGTCTCACATTCTTAACACACCAACAAACAGAgttctggatgcagacacatgaatcACATCATGGTTGTCAAATACTTAATGAGGTGGTGGGTATGTTTCTAGGCAGTGCATTTTagaaacattgtttttcttGTATCAAGTAGACCACAACAAGCAGTATTTTGCTGTACTTCTACTTTACTCATGCTGTGTGAGCCTTGTAAATGCTTTTGTTTGGACAGCCTTCAAATCAATTTCATTATGTTGATTTCTCGTTCAGTAAATCGAAGactgggtatcaaaagccaagagccatttcactgaaatttaacattaagagtttgtaaatcaagggatgcctgtactTACCAAAATTTCCCAGGTGAAACCACTCCTTATTTTACTGCACCAGTTGGTTTTCTTGAGTTTTTCACCATTGAACAATGTGCCATGTTACGCAGGCGACGGTGTGGCTACGGTGTTTGTGGCGGTGGCAGGCAGAAGTAATGGACTTGGCCCCGTGATGTCGGGAAATACAGTGTACCCTGTCATCAACTGCCCCCCTCTGACGCCTGACTGGGGGGCTCAAGACATCTGGTCATCCCTGCGCATGCCAAGTGGTAGGCCTGCTGCTCTATTGTTTAAACATTGTTACTCACAAGGTCTAGACACGTGTCATTCCTGCGGTCCTCATGCACACATTGTCTTCCTGCTGCTTCTCCAGGTCTGGGTTGCACCACAGTCCTCTCCCCAGATGCTGCAGCCCAGTCTGCTGCCCAGATCCTGGGCCTCAGCGACCACTTGGTCTGGGCGAAGCTGCGCGCAGCCATGCTGAACACCTGGATCTCTCTGAAGCAGACTGACCGCAAGCTGCAAGCGTGTAATCTGTGATGCTGACAGGAGATCTTCACTCACAGTGCTGGTGGAGGACTGTTaactgtgctgctctgctgcaaGACATTCCTGAATTAACGCAGTTCTGCATGGAAACTGTTTTTCCCCAAATGGGAAAATTCTTTCCAGTCTtgaaatttaagaaattatAAATGAAGTCAGCTATTCTAGTGTACTGcccactttttttctttgtaattaaGCCTTGGAAGTAATTGAAACATCTAccagaaatatatatttcacattcaAAAAATGAGGAATCTATGATCCATTCATTATGGAGAGGGTGGTGTAGCATAAAGTAGTGATTAGGGTCGTTACCTTGCAGTCACAAGGTTTCTGCTGTGAATCCCCTTCCTGTAGTgctcttgaccaaggtactgaACCCTGGACTGCTCCAccaagaataccctgctgtataaaatggggtAAATAAAGTAGCGTAGTTTACAAAAatatcactgtaagttgccttggctgaaggtgtcaggtaaataaactGGTTTTATTAAAGGCAGACAAAATACACAATGActgactttatttttaaatcactaaCACATCAAATCATTGGAGCAAAAAGCTGTAAGTTGCTGTTTTTAACAGCACTGGGATAGTTttggcttcattttttttttttttttttttttttaatttatttttatatttggaCAGGTTGCCCATGGCATCCAtgttagttgtttttttttttttttttttttttcttacagcaaTGATCAAAATGCAATGTAACCCACAAAATAGGAATGTCACAAGCATACATTTTATGGTTAGCATACAGGTCAACAACTttataatttaatatgaatGTGGGGTGCTGCAGCACAAAAAATTACCTTTAACCTTTTATCAGGTAATAAACACCCAGTCCTCACTAAAGCGGTTTAAATTGTGCTTTGACATCTTGCCATTAAGAGAGTTCCTGTTCTAGGGTTAGGGATTGCTATTCATTCCTTtggaaaactaataaaataGTTCTCAgatcaaaatgtcaaaataagtttttttttttttccttccccctcaAATGTATGGTAACATTACCATATTTCATAGTTGAAGGAAGAaatatttctagcttgtcttctgttacattttcacttgcttgttctcaataaccacttgtccagtgtggggtTGTGATGGTCTGGCTTCTTGCGTCATTTTAAACATGgtttaaagaaacaaatgctGCACTTTTCTTCTCAGGGGAAACCCTGCAGTGACACTGGAGGAAATTAGATGACATAtctttctgtgtcacagtgAAAATTTCACACTCCCGCATAGTGCAGGTGTGACATGAAGGGGAGAAGATGGAGAGCTTTCTGAGGCTGTGTGCAGATCAGCTGTGTGGAGTTATACAGTGTACACCCAGTTTGAGACTGAGCTTGGTAAAGGTCTCCAAGATGTGGAAAACGTTGCCTCGTGCCCGTTACCAAGGAAGGCCGAATACCGCTGACCAACTGACTGAGCCAACAGGCGTCTCGATGTCAACTTCTCAGTGTCATGGCGGGAGGATGAGTATGGGACCCCGGTGAAGGACTTTGTTGAGTGGCGCAAAATGTACCAGCTGCAGCTCAACAGTGcaaagaccaaggagatggtggtggacttcaggaagtGCAGTGGTTCAGAGTGCCCTGTGAGAAGTGGAGTGTAGGTGGAGGAAGTGGGGACATTTACTGGGGGTGCACCAGGACAACAGGCCATGCAACACAGAGGTCCTGTACAAGAAATGACAGA contains these protein-coding regions:
- the paics gene encoding bifunctional phosphoribosylaminoimidazole carboxylase/phosphoribosylaminoimidazole succinocarboxamide synthetase isoform X2 → MGPRKGTAPRPESRAGKVTRQRAGSPCVIREPCFVPSVATEGGKHWTDEEVQALLYIWADPQVQQRLQGTVRNKSIFQEVAKQLQRFGVQRDWKQCRSKYKNLKYDYKNAKSAGGGYFGRTMKFYREVEAILEGRAMRTKGSTELGKQEDAGSAPDEEEEEQAALWRGGPEGEQAAQSRPHDREQGTLASLPRRAEGHLDKETDKAPLADAQRHSPQAPGGAEPRAPGRQSDWSPTRVWPFCPPTSELGALDRSLDQFQVTVGRNWSDEEVRALILVCSDTEVLQRLERSTRNKDIFMQISGRLLQLGVDRDWKQCRTKYKNLKYLYSALQKGQGVQGHPRRVMRLYHEVDAILKNSRDAGDRECDLQAPPTGHSSPIDLHAGDSQDRGPSSSTSTCTDVSHRRAKRKAVDEELWESSKRALYGDAAEDSSPDRSTPQCKEEPDDYIPIIQINSVYSMTGSVSSAQRQEQRIDDEMASGAELKLGQKLAEGKTKEIYELADQPGHVLVQSKDQITAGNAARKDQMEGKAAISNRTTSCVFRLLQEAGIKTAFVRQQSDTAFVAARCEMIPIEWVCRRVATGSFLKRNPGVKEGYRFSPVKLEMFFKDDASNDPQWSEEQLIEAKFCFAGLAIGRCEVDIMNRSTVAVFEILEKAWATQNCTLVDMKVEFGVNVMTKELILADVIDNDSWRLWPAGDRSQQKDKQVYRDLKEVTPEAMQMVKRNFEWVSERVQLLLEPQSQGRVVVLMGSASDLAHSERIRSACSSYGIPCDIRVTSAHKGPDETLRIKAQYEGDGVATVFVAVAGRSNGLGPVMSGNTVYPVINCPPLTPDWGAQDIWSSLRMPSGLGCTTVLSPDAAAQSAAQILGLSDHLVWAKLRAAMLNTWISLKQTDRKLQACNL
- the paics gene encoding bifunctional phosphoribosylaminoimidazole carboxylase/phosphoribosylaminoimidazole succinocarboxamide synthetase isoform X1; amino-acid sequence: MEAGEQRRWGEERGGAGERRWGGPRDRDGAEAEEGAPGEDDGDWKEEEVRALLAVWSEKDVQYCMRGAGRNKAIFIYMSNRLHRLGISRDWRQVLAKCASLKSQYHSVKFAHSTGNPSTPMKYFQDLDSIMACESGGGPQDDDEDDDDEGEGQEEELDEERGGGPFVCWAPDGPQEGDGSSAGEPRREGSPCVIREPCFVPSVATEGGKHWTDEEVQALLYIWADPQVQQRLQGTVRNKSIFQEVAKQLQRFGVQRDWKQCRSKYKNLKYDYKNAKSAGGGYFGRTMKFYREVEAILEGRAMRTKGSTELGKQEDAGSAPDEEEEEQAALWRGGPEGEQAAQSRPHDREQGTLASLPRRAEGHLDKETDKAPLADAQRHSPQAPGGAEPRAPGRQSDWSPTRVWPFCPPTSELGALDRSLDQFQVTVGRNWSDEEVRALILVCSDTEVLQRLERSTRNKDIFMQISGRLLQLGVDRDWKQCRTKYKNLKYLYSALQKGQGVQGHPRRVMRLYHEVDAILKNSRDAGDRECDLQAPPTGHSSPIDLHAGDSQDRGPSSSTSTCTDVSHRRAKRKAVDEELWESSKRALYGDAAEDSSPDRSTPQCKEEPDDYIPIIQINSVYSMTGSVSSAQRQEQRIDDEMASGAELKLGQKLAEGKTKEIYELADQPGHVLVQSKDQITAGNAARKDQMEGKAAISNRTTSCVFRLLQEAGIKTAFVRQQSDTAFVAARCEMIPIEWVCRRVATGSFLKRNPGVKEGYRFSPVKLEMFFKDDASNDPQWSEEQLIEAKFCFAGLAIGRCEVDIMNRSTVAVFEILEKAWATQNCTLVDMKVEFGVNVMTKELILADVIDNDSWRLWPAGDRSQQKDKQVYRDLKEVTPEAMQMVKRNFEWVSERVQLLLEPQSQGRVVVLMGSASDLAHSERIRSACSSYGIPCDIRVTSAHKGPDETLRIKAQYEGDGVATVFVAVAGRSNGLGPVMSGNTVYPVINCPPLTPDWGAQDIWSSLRMPSGLGCTTVLSPDAAAQSAAQILGLSDHLVWAKLRAAMLNTWISLKQTDRKLQACNL
- the paics gene encoding bifunctional phosphoribosylaminoimidazole carboxylase/phosphoribosylaminoimidazole succinocarboxamide synthetase isoform X3, producing the protein MASGAELKLGQKLAEGKTKEIYELADQPGHVLVQSKDQITAGNAARKDQMEGKAAISNRTTSCVFRLLQEAGIKTAFVRQQSDTAFVAARCEMIPIEWVCRRVATGSFLKRNPGVKEGYRFSPVKLEMFFKDDASNDPQWSEEQLIEAKFCFAGLAIGRCEVDIMNRSTVAVFEILEKAWATQNCTLVDMKVEFGVNVMTKELILADVIDNDSWRLWPAGDRSQQKDKQVYRDLKEVTPEAMQMVKRNFEWVSERVQLLLEPQSQGRVVVLMGSASDLAHSERIRSACSSYGIPCDIRVTSAHKGPDETLRIKAQYEGDGVATVFVAVAGRSNGLGPVMSGNTVYPVINCPPLTPDWGAQDIWSSLRMPSGLGCTTVLSPDAAAQSAAQILGLSDHLVWAKLRAAMLNTWISLKQTDRKLQACNL